In a single window of the Pelagibacterium sp. 26DY04 genome:
- a CDS encoding phage holin family protein: MSHAGEHSETRTLASMVKGLVSDVSTLFRQEIELAKTEASERMESAVHGGQMLVIGAILAIGALGVLLAAIVALGTALLVNMGMDEMTANIISAVVVALIVGLIGWMMISSGVKRLKTSNFKLERTAHSLSEDANVVKERL, translated from the coding sequence ATGAGCCATGCTGGAGAACACAGCGAAACCCGCACCCTGGCGAGCATGGTCAAGGGCCTGGTTTCGGACGTTTCGACACTGTTCCGCCAGGAGATCGAACTGGCCAAGACCGAGGCCAGCGAGCGCATGGAAAGCGCGGTGCATGGCGGCCAGATGCTGGTCATCGGCGCCATACTGGCGATCGGCGCGCTGGGCGTCTTGCTGGCCGCAATCGTCGCCCTGGGCACCGCCCTGCTGGTGAACATGGGCATGGACGAGATGACCGCAAACATCATCTCCGCCGTCGTCGTCGCCCTCATCGTGGGGCTGATCGGCTGGATGATGATTTCCTCGGGCGTCAAGCGGCTCAAAACCTCCAATTTCAAGCTGGAGCGGACCGCCCATTCGCTGTCTGAAGATGCCAATGTCGTAAAGGAGAGGCTCTAA
- a CDS encoding response regulator transcription factor — MEAPIKVLLVDNHPLVLDGLKAILETYDHIDVVGAAPSARAALEIARTAEPDVVLMDINMPELNGLDAIELFKEQSSAIKLLMLSMHDSREYISTSVMYGASGYILKDVSTEEIIEAIETVAAGGTFFSTGVSDVLLERNAQRSKAKALTTREQAILLLIAAGKSNKDVAATLDISARTVETHRKNIKKKLGIATTAGLTRYAIENGLIGN; from the coding sequence ATGGAGGCCCCCATCAAGGTGCTGCTGGTCGACAACCATCCGCTGGTGCTCGACGGGCTCAAGGCGATCCTTGAAACCTACGACCACATCGACGTGGTCGGCGCCGCGCCATCGGCACGGGCGGCACTGGAAATCGCCAGGACCGCCGAGCCGGACGTGGTGCTGATGGACATCAACATGCCTGAACTGAACGGGCTCGATGCCATCGAGCTGTTCAAGGAGCAATCGTCCGCGATCAAGCTTTTGATGCTCTCGATGCACGACAGCCGCGAATACATCTCGACATCGGTGATGTACGGAGCGTCGGGCTATATCCTCAAGGACGTCTCGACCGAGGAGATCATCGAGGCCATCGAGACCGTCGCGGCCGGGGGAACGTTCTTTTCGACGGGAGTGTCCGACGTGCTGCTCGAACGCAATGCCCAGCGCAGCAAGGCCAAGGCGCTGACCACGCGCGAGCAGGCGATCCTGCTGCTGATCGCGGCGGGAAAATCGAACAAGGACGTGGCGGCCACTCTCGACATCTCGGCACGGACCGTGGAAACCCACCGCAAGAACATCAAGAAAAAGCTCGGTATCGCCACGACGGCAGGGCTCACGCGCTATGCCATTGAAAATGGCCTCATCGGGAACTGA
- a CDS encoding nutrient deprivation-induced protein, whose product MANPTAPNGDGPATDAIRKDAETIKQTAREDFSEIKDRARKDFETVKREAKSEFEHMRHEAGSYAEGQKNYAADQLSGIASVFERVGNEMRSGEQPWAGRYAGDIAQRIEGFADRARHSSLNEIVGDVEQFGRQRPGAFLATAALLGFAASRFLSASSSRRRPSQYSGSAYRGDPYYGNGQGYGTTRSSGSNDGEQS is encoded by the coding sequence ATGGCAAACCCAACAGCCCCCAATGGCGACGGTCCCGCCACCGACGCGATCCGCAAGGATGCCGAGACGATCAAGCAGACGGCGCGCGAGGATTTCAGCGAGATCAAGGACCGGGCGCGCAAGGATTTCGAAACGGTCAAGCGCGAAGCCAAATCCGAATTCGAGCATATGCGGCACGAGGCGGGCAGCTATGCCGAAGGGCAGAAGAACTACGCCGCCGACCAGCTTTCGGGCATAGCGTCGGTCTTCGAGCGGGTTGGCAACGAAATGCGTTCGGGCGAACAGCCCTGGGCCGGCCGGTATGCGGGCGACATCGCCCAACGCATCGAAGGGTTCGCCGACAGAGCCCGCCACAGCAGTCTCAATGAAATCGTGGGCGATGTGGAGCAGTTCGGACGGCAGCGTCCCGGCGCGTTCCTGGCCACCGCCGCGCTTTTGGGTTTCGCGGCCAGCCGGTTCCTCTCCGCCTCGTCCAGCCGCCGGCGTCCCTCCCAATATTCCGGCAGCGCCTATCGCGGCGACCCCTATTACGGGAACGGACAGGGCTATGGCACCACCCGTTCCAGTGGATCGAACGACGGAGAACAATCATGA
- a CDS encoding DUF3618 domain-containing protein, which produces MARHHKSSDEIEREIEARRARIEQRVDQITSRLSPGQLVDEALRFTREGPGADFTRNLGRSVVNNPLPVALMGMSLAWLAVQSNMPRREHYEDGYDADAMYGRYEVDEEDYPVATIQGRTLQRVGVIESDEGRHSEFTDDAGRKFKALTSDAGHRAGHFVDESGRMFRGFIDEAGHRVSDFRDEAGNRMHQASGWASHTWRKAGENASRLGERMRHGADRMGAQAQHAGDSLRRQGSHAAHMADDFIHEQPLVSGAIAFAMGALFGGALPHTRQEDEMFGEAADSVKDRAAHEAEHLYDRGREEAAHLHEQAREVAGRAYGDAKDAARGAADTAKAEADKITHH; this is translated from the coding sequence ATGGCGCGCCATCACAAGTCATCCGACGAAATCGAACGCGAGATCGAGGCGCGCCGCGCGCGCATCGAACAGCGGGTCGACCAGATCACCTCTCGCCTGTCCCCCGGCCAACTGGTGGACGAAGCGCTCCGCTTTACGCGTGAAGGTCCGGGCGCCGATTTCACCCGCAACCTGGGCCGCAGCGTCGTCAACAATCCTCTTCCCGTCGCCCTGATGGGCATGAGCCTTGCCTGGCTGGCGGTGCAATCGAACATGCCCCGCCGCGAGCATTACGAAGACGGGTACGACGCCGACGCGATGTACGGACGTTACGAAGTGGACGAGGAGGACTACCCCGTCGCCACGATCCAGGGCCGCACGCTGCAGCGCGTGGGCGTCATCGAGAGCGATGAAGGACGGCACAGCGAGTTCACCGACGATGCCGGACGCAAGTTCAAGGCGTTGACCAGCGATGCGGGCCACAGGGCCGGCCACTTCGTCGACGAGTCGGGACGCATGTTCCGTGGCTTCATCGATGAAGCCGGGCATCGGGTCAGCGACTTCCGCGACGAAGCGGGCAACCGCATGCATCAGGCGAGCGGCTGGGCGTCTCACACCTGGCGCAAGGCGGGTGAAAACGCTTCCCGGCTCGGCGAGCGGATGCGTCACGGCGCCGACCGGATGGGCGCCCAGGCCCAGCACGCCGGCGACAGCCTGCGCCGGCAAGGCAGCCATGCCGCTCACATGGCCGACGATTTCATCCACGAGCAACCGCTGGTCAGCGGAGCGATAGCCTTTGCCATGGGCGCATTGTTCGGCGGTGCCCTGCCCCATACGCGGCAGGAAGACGAGATGTTCGGCGAGGCGGCGGACTCGGTCAAGGATCGCGCGGCACACGAGGCCGAGCATCTCTACGACCGTGGCCGCGAGGAAGCCGCACACCTGCACGAGCAGGCGCGGGAAGTGGCCGGACGCGCCTATGGCGACGCCAAGGACGCGGCGCGCGGCGCAGCCGACACCGCCAAGGCCGAAGCGGACAAGATAACCCATCACTGA